Proteins encoded together in one Bosea sp. (in: a-proteobacteria) window:
- a CDS encoding histone deacetylase family protein translates to MRAFYHPDQALHDPRQYMRFGKVVAPKDLPERTERLLGALERHAIAPELPAAHGTAPILAVHDAGFVTFLETAWARWQELPPERGPEVWPSTFPYWSGRPDEDVRPPCRPTGFIGQLGWYLGDLSVPIGAHCWHSTLRSAETAVSAAEAILAGERAVYALCRPSGHHARADRATGFCYLNNTAIAAQRLRSAFGKVAILDVDAHHGDGTQQIFYRRDDVLTVSVHADPANYYPFYTGYADERGNGPGEGFNLNLPLAHGAGGAEMQAAVDRAGRAIRDFGAQALVVALGYDAHKDDPIGVLKLEASDFGTIGRQAKALGLPTLVVQEGGYAIEAIGDCLDAFLGGFG, encoded by the coding sequence ATGCGTGCCTTCTATCACCCCGATCAAGCCCTCCACGATCCCCGGCAATACATGCGCTTCGGCAAGGTCGTGGCGCCCAAGGACCTGCCGGAACGGACCGAACGACTGCTCGGCGCGCTCGAGCGGCACGCCATCGCGCCCGAACTGCCGGCGGCGCACGGAACCGCCCCGATCCTCGCGGTCCATGATGCGGGCTTCGTGACCTTTCTCGAAACCGCCTGGGCGCGCTGGCAGGAGCTGCCGCCCGAGCGCGGGCCGGAGGTCTGGCCGAGCACCTTCCCCTATTGGAGCGGGCGCCCGGACGAGGATGTCCGTCCGCCTTGCCGGCCGACCGGCTTCATCGGCCAGCTCGGCTGGTATCTCGGCGATCTCTCGGTGCCGATCGGCGCGCATTGCTGGCATTCGACGCTGCGCTCGGCGGAAACCGCGGTTTCCGCCGCCGAGGCGATCCTGGCCGGGGAGCGCGCGGTCTATGCGCTGTGCCGCCCCTCCGGCCATCATGCCCGCGCCGACCGCGCCACCGGCTTCTGCTATCTCAACAACACCGCGATCGCCGCCCAGCGCCTGCGCTCGGCCTTCGGCAAGGTCGCGATCCTCGATGTCGACGCCCATCACGGCGACGGCACGCAGCAGATCTTCTATCGCCGCGACGACGTGCTGACGGTCTCGGTCCATGCCGATCCGGCGAACTACTACCCCTTCTACACCGGCTATGCCGACGAGCGCGGAAACGGGCCGGGCGAGGGTTTCAACCTCAACCTGCCCCTGGCGCATGGCGCGGGGGGGGCCGAGATGCAGGCGGCCGTCGACCGGGCCGGCCGGGCGATCCGCGATTTCGGGGCACAGGCTCTGGTGGTCGCGCTCGGCTACGACGCCCACAAGGACGATCCGATCGGCGTGCTGAAGCTGGAGGCTTCCGATTTCGGCACGATCGGCCGGCAGGCGAAGGCGCTCGGCCTGCCGACGCTCGTCGTGCAGGAGGGCGGCTATGCGATCGAGGCGATCGGCGACTGCCTCGATGCGTTTCTGGGCGGGTTCGGATAA
- a CDS encoding acetolactate synthase large subunit: MNGADRLCDTLLTNAVDVCFANPGTSEMHFVAALDRKPQMRCVLGLFEGVVTGAADGYARMADKPAATLLHCGPGMANALANMHNARRARTPMINVVGDHATYHLKHDAPLTSDIESLARPMSQFVRRIASAEDVGPAIEEAYVAALTAPGVATVILPADCAWNSVEPAALKPVRVPTLKGVDSATLRAAAAGLRKHGRRAAIMLTGLALRQKPMETAARICAATGARIFSQTSNGRTERGAGRVAMPRVFYPVDKALDQLKDVDYLVLVGAQAPVGFFAYPGKPGRMTHDGCEIVTLAGPGDDLPAAIGALAEEIGATKTAPAFIAPPRQEKPALPTGPLDGDKVCAIVAALLPENCIVCEESGSSARGFYQDCHSAPQHDHIQLTGGAIGEGIPLAIGAAVACPGRKVIGMQADGSGMYTVQGLWTQAREKLDIVTVVLANRTYQILHGEMRNVGVNDFGRNATLMLNIDEPVLDWVMMARGMGVEAARATTAEEFVSLFKAALARKGPFLIEAAI; the protein is encoded by the coding sequence ATGAACGGCGCCGACCGCCTTTGCGACACGCTGCTGACCAACGCTGTCGATGTCTGTTTCGCCAATCCCGGCACGTCGGAGATGCATTTCGTCGCGGCGCTCGACCGCAAGCCGCAGATGCGCTGCGTGCTCGGCCTGTTCGAGGGGGTGGTGACCGGTGCCGCCGACGGCTATGCCCGCATGGCCGACAAGCCGGCGGCGACGCTGCTGCATTGCGGGCCGGGCATGGCCAATGCGCTCGCCAACATGCACAATGCGCGGCGCGCCCGCACGCCGATGATCAACGTCGTCGGCGACCACGCGACCTATCACCTCAAGCATGACGCTCCGCTGACCAGCGACATCGAGAGCCTGGCGCGGCCGATGTCGCAATTCGTGCGGCGCATCGCCTCGGCTGAGGATGTCGGCCCGGCGATCGAGGAAGCCTATGTCGCCGCGCTGACCGCGCCCGGCGTCGCCACCGTGATCCTGCCGGCCGACTGCGCCTGGAACAGCGTCGAGCCCGCCGCGCTGAAGCCGGTAAGGGTGCCGACGCTGAAAGGCGTCGATTCCGCCACGCTCCGCGCGGCCGCCGCCGGCTTGCGCAAGCATGGCAGGCGTGCCGCGATCATGCTGACGGGGCTCGCACTGCGCCAGAAGCCGATGGAGACGGCGGCCCGCATCTGCGCGGCGACCGGCGCCAGGATCTTCAGCCAGACCTCCAACGGGCGCACCGAGCGCGGCGCCGGCCGTGTCGCCATGCCGAGGGTGTTCTACCCCGTCGACAAGGCGCTCGATCAGCTCAAGGACGTCGATTACCTCGTGCTCGTCGGCGCGCAGGCCCCGGTCGGCTTCTTCGCCTATCCGGGCAAGCCCGGCCGTATGACCCATGACGGCTGCGAGATCGTCACGCTGGCGGGCCCCGGCGACGACCTGCCCGCCGCGATCGGCGCGCTCGCCGAAGAAATCGGCGCGACGAAGACGGCGCCGGCCTTCATCGCCCCGCCGCGCCAGGAGAAGCCCGCCCTGCCGACCGGGCCGCTCGACGGCGACAAGGTCTGCGCCATCGTCGCAGCGCTGCTGCCGGAGAACTGCATCGTCTGCGAGGAGTCGGGCTCGTCGGCCCGCGGCTTCTACCAGGATTGCCACAGCGCGCCGCAGCACGACCACATCCAGCTCACCGGCGGCGCGATCGGCGAGGGCATCCCGCTCGCCATCGGGGCTGCCGTCGCCTGCCCCGGCCGCAAGGTCATCGGCATGCAGGCCGACGGCTCGGGCATGTACACGGTGCAGGGCTTGTGGACGCAGGCGCGCGAGAAGCTCGACATCGTCACCGTCGTCCTCGCCAACCGGACCTACCAGATCCTGCACGGCGAGATGCGCAATGTCGGCGTCAATGATTTCGGCCGCAACGCCACGCTGATGCTCAATATCGACGAGCCGGTGCTGGATTGGGTGATGATGGCGAGGGGCATGGGTGTGGAGGCCGCGCGCGCCACCACCGCCGAGGAATTCGTGAGCCTGTTCAAGGCGGCGCTGGCCAGGAAGGGTCCGTTCCTGATCGAGGCGGCAATCTGA